A single region of the Mycobacterium avium subsp. avium genome encodes:
- a CDS encoding NAD(P)/FAD-dependent oxidoreductase yields MSSDASASNGIVIVGGGLAAARTAEQLRRSEYSGPITIVSDEVHLPYDRPPLSKEVLRKEVDDTALKPRQWYDDNDITLRLGSAARSLDTAAQTLTLEDGITLGYDELVIATGLVPRRIPTIPDLDGIRVLRTFDESLALREHASAAQRAVIIGAGFIGCEVAASLRSLGVDVVLVEPQPTPLAAVLGQQIGELVARLHRAEGVDVRLGVGVSEVRGDTHVEAVVLTDGTELAADVVVIGIGSRPATDWLEGSGVAIDSVDRGVLCDEAGRTSAPNVWALGDVASWRDATGHQGRVEHWSNVADQARVVVPAMLGKEVPPVVVVPYFWSDQYDVKIQCLGEPEADDIVHIMEDDGRKFLAYYERDGALVGVVGGGMPGKVMKTRAKIAAAVPIAEMLG; encoded by the coding sequence GTGAGTAGTGACGCAAGCGCCAGCAACGGAATCGTGATCGTCGGCGGCGGCCTGGCCGCCGCCCGCACCGCCGAGCAGCTGCGGCGCTCGGAGTATTCCGGGCCCATCACCATCGTCAGCGACGAGGTGCACCTGCCCTACGACCGCCCGCCGCTGTCCAAAGAGGTGCTGCGCAAAGAGGTGGACGACACCGCGCTCAAACCCCGCCAGTGGTACGACGACAACGACATCACGCTGCGGCTGGGGTCGGCCGCGCGCAGCCTGGACACCGCGGCGCAGACGCTGACGCTCGAGGACGGCATCACGCTCGGCTACGACGAACTCGTCATCGCCACCGGCCTGGTGCCGCGGCGCATACCGACCATCCCGGACCTGGACGGCATCCGGGTGCTGCGGACCTTCGACGAGAGCCTGGCGCTGCGCGAGCACGCGTCCGCGGCGCAGCGCGCGGTGATCATCGGCGCCGGCTTCATCGGCTGCGAGGTGGCCGCCAGCCTGCGCAGCCTGGGCGTGGACGTGGTGCTGGTCGAGCCGCAACCCACCCCGCTGGCCGCGGTGCTCGGCCAGCAGATCGGCGAGCTGGTGGCCCGGCTGCACCGCGCCGAGGGCGTCGACGTGCGCCTCGGTGTCGGGGTTTCAGAGGTGCGCGGTGACACGCACGTCGAGGCGGTGGTGCTGACCGACGGCACCGAGCTGGCGGCCGACGTGGTGGTGATCGGCATCGGGTCGCGTCCGGCCACCGACTGGCTCGAGGGCAGCGGCGTGGCGATCGACAGCGTCGACCGGGGCGTCCTGTGCGACGAGGCCGGACGCACCAGCGCCCCCAACGTGTGGGCGCTCGGCGACGTCGCGTCGTGGCGCGACGCGACGGGACACCAAGGGCGGGTGGAACATTGGAGCAACGTCGCGGACCAGGCCCGGGTGGTGGTGCCCGCGATGCTGGGCAAGGAGGTGCCGCCGGTGGTGGTGGTGCCCTACTTCTGGAGCGACCAGTACGACGTCAAGATCCAGTGCCTGGGTGAACCGGAGGCCGACGACATCGTCCACATCATGGAGGACGACGGCCGCAAGTTCCTGGCCTACTACGAACGCGACGGGGCCCTGGTCGGGGTGGTCGGCGGCGGCATGCCGGGCAAGGTCATGAAGACCCGCGCCAAGATCGCCGCGGCCGTGCCCATCGCCGAGATGCTCGGCTGA
- a CDS encoding mycofactocin-coupled SDR family oxidoreductase, giving the protein MAGQAGSLQGRVAFITGAARGQGRSHAVRLAAEGADIIACDICAPVSASVTYAPATPEDLDETARLVEDQGRKALTRVLDVRDDAALRELVADGMEQFGRLDVVVANAGVLSWGRVWELTDEQWDTVIGVNLTGTWRTLRATVPAMIEAGNGGSIVVVSSSAGLKATPGNGHYSASKHGLTALTNTLAIELGEYGIRVNSIHPYSVETPMIEPEAMMEIFARHPSFVHSFPPMPVQPNGFMTADEVADVVAWLAGDGSGTLTGTQIPVDKGALKY; this is encoded by the coding sequence GTGGCGGGACAGGCCGGATCACTGCAGGGGCGGGTGGCATTCATCACCGGGGCGGCCCGCGGGCAGGGACGCTCGCACGCGGTGCGGCTGGCCGCCGAGGGCGCCGACATCATCGCGTGCGACATCTGCGCGCCGGTGTCGGCCAGCGTCACCTACGCCCCGGCCACCCCCGAGGACCTCGACGAGACCGCCCGGCTGGTGGAAGATCAGGGCCGCAAGGCCTTGACCCGCGTCCTCGACGTCCGCGACGACGCCGCCCTGCGGGAGCTGGTCGCCGACGGCATGGAGCAGTTCGGCCGGCTGGACGTGGTGGTGGCCAACGCCGGCGTGCTCAGCTGGGGCCGCGTCTGGGAACTCACCGACGAGCAGTGGGACACCGTCATCGGCGTCAACCTGACCGGCACCTGGCGCACCCTGCGCGCCACCGTGCCGGCGATGATCGAGGCGGGCAACGGCGGCTCCATCGTGGTGGTCAGCTCCTCGGCCGGGCTCAAGGCCACCCCGGGCAACGGCCACTACTCGGCCAGCAAACACGGGTTGACCGCGCTCACCAACACGCTGGCCATCGAGCTCGGCGAATACGGTATCCGGGTCAACTCCATCCACCCGTACTCGGTCGAAACCCCGATGATCGAGCCCGAGGCGATGATGGAGATCTTCGCCCGCCATCCCAGCTTCGTGCACAGCTTCCCGCCAATGCCGGTGCAGCCCAACGGTTTCATGACCGCCGACGAGGTCGCCGACGTGGTGGCCTGGCTGGCCGGCGACGGCTCGGGCACGCTGACCGGCACGCAGATCCCCGTTGATAAGGGCGCCCTAAAGTACTGA
- a CDS encoding SHOCT domain-containing protein has product MLARYLKAQLVVLLCGGLVGPIFLVVYFTLGLGSLLQWMFYVGLLITVADVLIALALANYGAKSSEKLAALEQNGVLALAQITGITETGTWVNNQQVVKVHLHIAGPGLVPFDSEDRVIASVTRLGNLNARKVVVLVNPTTNEYRIDWERSALVNGLVPAQFTVAEDNTTYDLSGQAGPLMEIMQILKANNIPLNRMVDIRSNPALRAQIQAVVRRAAQQQAPAGQPAPAGQPATGQPSAPVAAPPGPSIAARLQELNDLHASGALTEQEYNSRRAAIIAEI; this is encoded by the coding sequence GTGTTAGCGCGCTACCTGAAAGCACAGTTGGTGGTTTTGCTGTGCGGCGGCCTGGTCGGGCCGATCTTCTTGGTCGTGTACTTCACGCTGGGGCTCGGCAGCCTGCTGCAGTGGATGTTCTACGTCGGCCTGCTCATCACCGTGGCCGACGTGCTGATCGCGCTCGCGCTGGCCAACTACGGGGCGAAGTCGTCGGAGAAACTGGCCGCCCTCGAGCAGAACGGGGTGCTGGCGCTGGCCCAGATCACCGGCATCACCGAAACCGGGACCTGGGTGAACAACCAGCAGGTCGTCAAGGTGCACCTGCACATCGCCGGCCCCGGGCTGGTGCCGTTCGACAGCGAGGACCGCGTCATCGCCAGCGTCACCCGGCTGGGCAACCTCAACGCCCGCAAGGTGGTGGTGCTGGTCAATCCCACCACCAACGAATACCGAATCGACTGGGAGCGAAGCGCTTTGGTCAACGGCCTGGTGCCGGCGCAGTTCACCGTCGCCGAGGACAACACCACCTACGACCTGAGCGGGCAGGCCGGCCCGCTGATGGAGATCATGCAGATCCTCAAGGCCAACAACATCCCTTTGAACCGGATGGTCGACATCCGGTCGAACCCGGCGCTGCGCGCCCAGATCCAGGCGGTGGTGCGCCGGGCGGCCCAGCAGCAGGCGCCGGCCGGGCAACCCGCGCCGGCGGGGCAACCGGCGACCGGGCAGCCGTCGGCGCCGGTGGCCGCCCCGCCGGGACCGTCGATCGCCGCGCGGCTGCAGGAGCTCAACGATCTGCACGCCAGCGGGGCGCTCACCGAGCAGGAATACAACAGCCGGCGGGCCGCGATCATCGCCGAGATCTGA
- a CDS encoding PE family protein, translated as MSFVQATPEFVAAAATDLARIGSTISSANTAALGPTSGVLAPGADEVSASIAALFDAHSQVYQALSAQAAAFHSQFVQLMNGGALQYAVTEAANTTPLQSAAGPASVAAQLPAVSGAVGGSAPTAPAAPLAAAVAPAAAAATPGPAGTPVAAAPAGSATLASATAPAGPARVATPAYAPAGSPSPVQPAASSAPAPAGTPAAAAQPEAAPQTSAGPALPVSARPAPHAPAQAQPATAPVRRVPIVPPESG; from the coding sequence ATGTCGTTCGTTCAAGCGACTCCGGAATTCGTCGCGGCTGCCGCGACGGATCTGGCCCGGATCGGGTCGACGATCAGTTCCGCGAACACCGCGGCGCTGGGTCCCACCTCCGGGGTGCTCGCCCCCGGCGCCGACGAGGTGTCGGCCAGCATCGCCGCCCTGTTCGACGCCCACTCCCAGGTCTATCAGGCGCTGTCCGCCCAGGCCGCCGCCTTCCACAGCCAGTTCGTGCAGTTGATGAACGGTGGCGCGCTGCAGTACGCCGTCACCGAGGCCGCCAACACCACGCCGCTGCAGAGCGCGGCCGGCCCGGCATCGGTGGCCGCGCAGCTGCCGGCGGTCAGCGGCGCGGTGGGCGGTTCGGCGCCGACGGCACCCGCGGCCCCCCTGGCGGCGGCGGTGGCGCCGGCGGCGGCCGCGGCCACCCCCGGCCCGGCCGGCACGCCGGTCGCGGCGGCCCCCGCGGGATCGGCGACGCTGGCCTCGGCCACCGCCCCGGCCGGCCCGGCCCGGGTGGCGACGCCCGCGTACGCGCCGGCCGGTTCCCCGTCCCCCGTGCAGCCGGCGGCTTCGTCGGCGCCGGCGCCGGCCGGCACGCCCGCGGCGGCCGCGCAGCCCGAGGCGGCGCCGCAGACCTCGGCCGGCCCGGCGCTGCCTGTCTCGGCGCGCCCCGCGCCGCACGCCCCGGCGCAGGCGCAACCCGCGACCGCCCCGGTGCGCCGAGTGCCCATCGTGCCGCCGGAGTCCGGGTAA
- the tuf gene encoding elongation factor Tu has product MAKAKFERTKPHVNIGTIGHVDHGKTTLTAAITKVLHDKYPDLNESRAFDQIDNAPEERQRGITINISHVEYQTDKRHYAHVDAPGHADYIKNMITGAAQMDGAILVVAATDGPMPQTREHVLLARQVGVPYILVALNKADMVDDEELLELVEMEVRELLAAQEFDEDAPVVRVSALKALEGDAKWVESVEQLMEAVDESIPDPVRETDKPFLMPVEDVFTITGRGTVVTGRVERGVINVNEEVEIVGIRPSSTKTTVTGVEMFRKLLDQGQAGDNVGLLLRGIKREDVERGQVVTKPGTTTPHTEFEGQVYILSKDEGGRHTPFFNNYRPQFYFRTTDVTGVVTLPEGTEMVMPGDNTNISVKLIQPVAMDEGLRFAIREGGRTVGAGRVVKIIK; this is encoded by the coding sequence GTGGCGAAGGCGAAGTTCGAGCGGACGAAGCCGCACGTCAACATCGGGACCATCGGTCACGTTGACCACGGCAAGACCACGCTGACCGCGGCTATCACCAAGGTTCTGCACGACAAGTACCCGGACCTGAACGAGTCCCGCGCGTTCGACCAGATCGACAACGCGCCCGAGGAGCGTCAGCGCGGTATCACCATCAACATCTCCCACGTGGAGTACCAGACCGACAAGCGGCACTACGCTCACGTCGACGCCCCGGGTCACGCCGACTACATCAAGAACATGATCACCGGCGCCGCCCAGATGGACGGCGCGATCCTGGTGGTCGCCGCCACCGACGGCCCGATGCCGCAGACCCGCGAGCACGTGCTGCTGGCCCGTCAGGTCGGTGTGCCCTACATCCTGGTCGCGCTGAACAAGGCCGACATGGTCGACGACGAGGAGCTGCTCGAGCTCGTCGAGATGGAGGTCCGCGAGCTGCTGGCCGCCCAGGAGTTCGACGAGGACGCCCCGGTGGTGCGGGTGTCGGCGCTCAAGGCGCTCGAGGGCGACGCCAAGTGGGTGGAGTCCGTCGAGCAGCTGATGGAGGCCGTCGACGAGTCGATCCCGGACCCGGTCCGCGAGACGGACAAGCCGTTCCTGATGCCGGTGGAGGACGTCTTCACCATCACCGGTCGTGGCACGGTGGTCACCGGCCGTGTCGAGCGCGGCGTGATCAACGTGAACGAGGAAGTCGAGATCGTCGGCATCCGCCCGTCCAGCACCAAGACCACGGTCACCGGTGTGGAGATGTTCCGCAAGCTGCTCGACCAGGGGCAGGCCGGTGACAACGTCGGTCTGCTGCTGCGTGGTATCAAGCGTGAGGACGTCGAGCGCGGTCAGGTCGTCACCAAGCCCGGCACCACCACGCCGCACACCGAGTTCGAGGGCCAGGTCTACATCCTGTCCAAGGACGAGGGCGGCCGGCACACGCCGTTCTTCAACAACTACCGCCCGCAGTTCTACTTCCGCACCACCGACGTGACCGGTGTGGTGACGCTGCCGGAGGGCACCGAGATGGTGATGCCCGGTGACAACACCAACATCTCGGTGAAGCTGATCCAGCCCGTCGCCATGGACGAGGGTCTGCGGTTCGCCATCCGCGAGGGTGGTCGCACCGTCGGCGCCGGCCGGGTCGTCAAGATCATCAAGTAG
- the fusA gene encoding elongation factor G has protein sequence MAQKDVLTDLTKVRNIGIMAHIDAGKTTTTERILYYTGISYKIGEVHDGAATMDWMEQEQERGITITSAATTCFWNDNQINIIDTPGHVDFTVEVERSLRVLDGAVAVFDGKEGVEPQSEQVWRQADKYDVPRICFVNKMDKIGADFYFSVRTMEERLGANVIPIQIPVGSEGDFEGVVDLVEMKAKVWSAEAKLGEKYDVVDIPADLQEKAEEYRTKLLEAVAETDEALLDKYLGGEELTIEEIKGAIRKLTISSEAYPVLCGSAFKNKGVQPMLDAVIDYLPSPLDVPPAEGHVPGKEEELITRKPSTDEPFSALAFKVATHPFFGKLTYVRVYSGKVDSGSQVINSTKGKKERLGKLFQMHSNKENPVETASAGHIYAVIGLKDTTTGDTLSDPNHQIVLESMTFPDPVIEVAIEPKTKSDQEKLSLSIQKLAEEDPTFKVHLDQETGQTVIGGMGELHLDILVDRMRREFKVEANVGKPQVAYKETIRRKVENVEYTHKKQTGGSGQFAKVIINLEPFTGEDGATYEFENKVTGGRIPREYIPSVDAGAQDAMQYGVLAGYPLVNLKVTLLDGAFHEVDSSEMAFKIAGSQVLKKAAAQAQPVILEPIMAVEVTTPEDYMGDVIGDLNSRRGQIQAMEERSGARVVKAHVPLSEMFGYVGDLRSKTQGRANYSMVFDSYAEVPANVSKEIIAKATGQ, from the coding sequence GTGGCACAGAAGGACGTGCTGACCGACCTGACCAAGGTCCGCAACATCGGCATCATGGCGCACATCGACGCCGGCAAGACGACGACGACCGAGCGCATCCTCTACTACACCGGCATCAGCTACAAGATCGGTGAGGTGCACGACGGCGCCGCCACCATGGACTGGATGGAGCAGGAGCAGGAGCGGGGGATCACCATCACCTCCGCGGCCACCACCTGCTTCTGGAACGACAACCAGATCAACATCATCGACACCCCGGGCCACGTCGACTTCACCGTGGAGGTGGAGCGCAGCCTGCGCGTGCTCGACGGCGCCGTCGCGGTGTTCGACGGCAAGGAGGGCGTCGAGCCGCAGTCCGAGCAGGTGTGGCGCCAGGCCGACAAGTACGACGTCCCGCGCATCTGCTTCGTCAACAAGATGGACAAGATCGGCGCCGACTTCTACTTCTCCGTGCGCACCATGGAGGAGCGGCTGGGCGCCAACGTCATCCCGATCCAGATCCCGGTCGGCTCCGAGGGCGACTTCGAGGGCGTCGTCGACCTGGTCGAGATGAAGGCCAAGGTGTGGAGCGCCGAGGCCAAGCTCGGCGAGAAGTACGACGTCGTCGACATCCCCGCCGACCTGCAGGAGAAGGCCGAGGAGTACCGCACCAAGCTGCTCGAGGCCGTCGCCGAGACGGACGAGGCGCTGCTGGACAAGTACCTCGGCGGTGAAGAGCTCACGATCGAGGAGATCAAGGGCGCCATCCGCAAGCTGACCATCAGCTCGGAGGCCTACCCGGTGCTGTGCGGCAGCGCGTTCAAGAACAAGGGCGTGCAGCCCATGCTGGACGCGGTCATCGACTACCTGCCGTCGCCGCTGGACGTCCCGCCCGCCGAGGGCCACGTCCCCGGCAAGGAAGAAGAGCTGATCACCCGCAAGCCGTCGACGGACGAGCCGTTCTCCGCGCTGGCGTTCAAGGTCGCCACGCACCCGTTCTTCGGCAAGCTGACCTACGTCCGGGTGTACTCGGGCAAGGTCGACTCGGGCAGCCAGGTCATCAACTCCACCAAGGGCAAGAAGGAGCGGCTGGGCAAGCTGTTCCAGATGCACTCCAACAAGGAGAACCCGGTGGAGACCGCCTCGGCCGGTCACATCTACGCGGTGATCGGGCTCAAGGACACCACCACCGGTGACACCCTGAGCGATCCGAACCACCAGATCGTGCTGGAGTCGATGACCTTCCCCGACCCGGTCATCGAGGTGGCCATCGAGCCCAAGACCAAGAGCGACCAGGAGAAGCTGAGCCTGTCGATCCAGAAGCTCGCCGAGGAGGACCCCACCTTCAAGGTGCACCTGGACCAGGAGACCGGCCAGACCGTCATCGGCGGCATGGGCGAGCTGCACCTGGACATCCTGGTGGACCGGATGCGCCGCGAGTTCAAGGTCGAGGCCAACGTCGGCAAGCCGCAGGTGGCCTACAAGGAGACCATCCGCCGCAAGGTGGAGAACGTCGAGTACACCCACAAGAAGCAGACCGGTGGCTCGGGCCAGTTCGCGAAGGTCATCATCAACCTCGAACCGTTCACCGGCGAGGACGGCGCGACCTACGAGTTCGAGAACAAGGTCACCGGTGGCCGCATCCCGCGCGAGTACATCCCGTCGGTCGACGCCGGCGCGCAGGACGCCATGCAGTACGGTGTGCTGGCCGGTTACCCGCTGGTGAACCTCAAGGTGACCCTGCTCGACGGTGCCTTCCACGAGGTCGACTCGTCGGAGATGGCCTTCAAGATCGCCGGTTCGCAGGTGCTGAAAAAGGCTGCGGCGCAAGCCCAGCCGGTCATCCTGGAACCGATCATGGCCGTCGAGGTCACCACGCCCGAGGACTACATGGGCGACGTGATCGGCGACCTGAACTCCCGCCGTGGCCAGATCCAGGCCATGGAGGAGCGCAGCGGCGCTCGCGTGGTCAAGGCGCACGTGCCGCTGTCGGAGATGTTCGGCTACGTCGGCGACCTGCGGTCCAAGACCCAAGGCCGGGCGAACTACTCCATGGTCTTCGACTCCTACGCCGAAGTGCCGGCCAACGTGTCGAAGGAGATCATCGCGAAGGCGACGGGTCAGTGA
- the rpsG gene encoding 30S ribosomal protein S7 has protein sequence MPRKGPAPKRPLVNDPVYGSQLVTQLVNKVLLKGKKSLAERIVYGALENAREKTGTDPVITLKRALDNVKPALEVRSRRVGGATYQVPVEVRPDRSTTLALRWLVSFSRQRREKTMVERLANEILDASNGLGASVKRREDTHKMAEANRAFAHYRW, from the coding sequence ATGCCGCGCAAGGGGCCCGCGCCGAAGCGCCCGTTGGTCAACGACCCGGTCTACGGGTCGCAACTGGTCACCCAGCTGGTGAACAAAGTCCTGCTGAAGGGGAAGAAATCGCTCGCCGAGCGCATTGTGTATGGTGCGCTCGAGAACGCCCGGGAGAAGACAGGAACCGATCCCGTGATCACGCTCAAGCGTGCTCTCGACAACGTCAAGCCCGCCCTCGAGGTGCGCAGCCGCCGGGTCGGCGGTGCCACCTACCAGGTGCCCGTCGAGGTGCGTCCGGACCGGTCCACCACGCTGGCGCTGCGCTGGCTTGTCAGCTTCTCGCGGCAACGCCGGGAGAAGACCATGGTCGAGCGGCTGGCAAACGAGATCCTGGATGCCAGCAACGGCCTCGGGGCCTCCGTCAAGCGGCGCGAGGACACCCACAAGATGGCCGAGGCCAACCGCGCCTTCGCGCACTACCGCTGGTGA
- the rpsL gene encoding 30S ribosomal protein S12: MPTIQQLVRKGRRDKIGKVKTAALKGSPQRRGVCTRVYTTTPKKPNSALRKVARVKLTSQVEVTAYIPGEGHNLQEHSMVLVRGGRVKDLPGVRYKIIRGSLDTQGVKNRKQARSRYGAKKEKS; encoded by the coding sequence ATGCCAACCATTCAGCAGCTGGTCCGCAAGGGTCGTCGGGACAAGATCGGCAAGGTCAAGACCGCGGCTCTCAAGGGCAGCCCGCAGCGCCGTGGCGTATGCACCCGCGTGTACACCACCACCCCGAAGAAGCCGAACTCGGCGCTTCGGAAGGTCGCCCGCGTGAAGCTGACGAGCCAGGTCGAGGTCACCGCCTACATCCCCGGCGAGGGCCACAACCTGCAGGAGCACTCCATGGTGCTGGTGCGCGGCGGCCGGGTGAAGGACCTGCCCGGTGTGCGGTACAAGATCATCCGCGGCTCGCTGGACACCCAGGGTGTCAAGAACCGCAAGCAGGCTCGCAGCCGTTACGGCGCCAAGAAGGAGAAGAGCTGA
- a CDS encoding TetR/AcrR family transcriptional regulator, whose amino-acid sequence MAAQPEPPTAAGRQRAGRPAARPAKLSREGIIDGALTFLDREGWDALTINALATQLGTKGPSLYNHVDSLEDLRRAVRIRVIDDIITMLNRVGEGRARDDAVLVMAGAYRSYAHHHPGRYSAFTRMPLGGDDPEYTAATRGAAAPVISVLSSYGLDGEEAFHAALEFWSALHGFVLLEMTGVMDDIDTDALFSDMVLRLAAGLERRTAHG is encoded by the coding sequence ATGGCAGCTCAACCCGAACCGCCGACGGCGGCCGGGCGGCAGCGCGCGGGACGGCCCGCCGCCCGCCCGGCCAAGCTGAGCCGCGAGGGGATCATCGACGGCGCGCTGACGTTCCTGGATCGCGAGGGCTGGGACGCGCTGACCATCAACGCCCTGGCCACCCAGCTGGGCACCAAGGGGCCGTCGCTGTACAACCACGTGGACAGCCTGGAGGACCTGCGCCGCGCCGTGCGGATCCGGGTCATCGACGACATCATCACCATGCTCAACCGGGTCGGCGAGGGCCGCGCCCGCGACGACGCGGTGCTGGTCATGGCCGGCGCCTACCGCAGCTACGCCCACCACCACCCCGGCCGCTACTCGGCCTTCACCCGGATGCCGCTGGGCGGTGACGATCCCGAGTACACCGCCGCCACCCGCGGCGCGGCCGCACCGGTGATCTCGGTGCTGTCCTCCTACGGGCTGGACGGCGAGGAGGCGTTCCACGCCGCGCTGGAGTTCTGGTCCGCCCTGCACGGCTTCGTGCTGCTGGAGATGACCGGCGTGATGGACGACATCGACACCGACGCCTTGTTCTCCGACATGGTGCTGAGGCTGGCGGCGGGTCTGGAACGGCGCACCGCGCACGGCTAG
- a CDS encoding DUF3060 domain-containing protein — protein MKWTTVAGSLAACALAVLAGAVAPPRVAQAKNGDTHIIGQDTEQTIDCNDATLLVNGTGNVVTALGNCYAVTVMGSSNTVIADSVSHDITVYGYDQTVFYKSGQPFLWDRGRELGMTNRLQQVPG, from the coding sequence GTGAAGTGGACGACCGTCGCCGGGTCACTGGCCGCCTGCGCGCTTGCCGTCCTCGCCGGGGCGGTTGCCCCGCCGCGGGTCGCGCAGGCCAAGAACGGCGACACCCACATCATCGGGCAGGACACCGAGCAGACCATCGACTGCAACGACGCCACCCTGCTGGTCAACGGCACCGGCAACGTCGTCACCGCGCTGGGCAACTGCTATGCCGTGACGGTGATGGGTTCGTCGAACACCGTTATCGCCGACTCGGTTTCGCACGACATCACCGTGTACGGCTATGACCAGACGGTGTTCTACAAAAGCGGTCAGCCGTTCCTGTGGGACCGCGGCCGCGAATTGGGCATGACCAACCGGCTCCAACAGGTGCCTGGTTAA
- a CDS encoding DUF3060 domain-containing protein encodes MPARTPTPVRDRWLRLTVAPAAALLLAGCSSTANPPAGSSTTTTKSTATTSAGAAPTTGSGGASTTASIEIGNTINYGSMGTTTTLDCAGGKSLNVGGSDNTLTVTGTCESATVSGTNNKITFDKVNTRITVLGMNNTITYKDGDPKVDKIGQSNTINKGG; translated from the coding sequence ATGCCCGCCCGTACGCCCACACCTGTCCGTGACCGCTGGCTGCGCCTGACCGTGGCACCGGCCGCGGCGCTGCTGTTGGCCGGCTGCAGTTCGACGGCCAACCCGCCGGCGGGCTCGTCGACGACCACCACCAAGAGCACCGCCACGACGAGTGCCGGCGCGGCGCCGACGACGGGATCGGGCGGGGCGAGCACCACCGCGTCCATCGAGATCGGCAACACGATCAATTACGGGTCGATGGGCACCACCACCACCCTGGACTGCGCCGGCGGCAAGTCGCTGAACGTGGGCGGCTCGGACAACACCCTGACCGTCACCGGCACCTGCGAGTCGGCGACCGTCAGCGGCACCAACAACAAGATCACCTTCGACAAGGTCAACACCCGCATCACCGTGCTGGGGATGAACAACACGATCACCTACAAGGACGGTGACCCCAAGGTCGACAAGATCGGCCAGAGCAACACCATCAACAAGGGCGGCTGA
- a CDS encoding crotonase/enoyl-CoA hydratase family protein, translated as MSDPVRIERNGPVTTVIINRPAARNAVNGPTAAALYAAFEEFDRDDSASVAVLWGEGGTFCAGADLKAFGTPEANAVHRSGPGPMGPTRMVLSKPVIAAVSGYAVAGGLELAIWCDLRVVEQDAVFGVFCRRWGVPLIDGGTVRLPRLIGHSRAMDMILTGRAVAADEAQAIGLANRVVPKGQSRRAAEELAAQLAALPQQCLRSDRLSALHQWGATESEALDFEFASISRVAAEANEGAGRFAAGAGRHGASAV; from the coding sequence ATGAGCGATCCGGTGCGAATCGAACGCAACGGCCCGGTCACCACGGTGATCATCAACCGGCCGGCGGCGCGCAACGCGGTCAACGGCCCGACGGCGGCCGCGCTGTACGCGGCGTTCGAGGAGTTCGACCGCGACGACTCCGCGTCGGTGGCCGTGCTGTGGGGCGAGGGCGGAACATTCTGCGCCGGAGCAGATTTGAAGGCGTTCGGCACGCCCGAGGCCAACGCCGTGCACCGGAGTGGCCCCGGCCCGATGGGCCCGACCCGGATGGTGCTGTCCAAACCGGTCATCGCCGCGGTCAGCGGCTACGCGGTCGCCGGCGGTCTGGAGCTAGCCATCTGGTGTGACCTGCGGGTGGTCGAGCAGGACGCCGTGTTCGGGGTGTTCTGCCGGCGCTGGGGGGTCCCGCTGATCGACGGCGGCACGGTGCGGCTGCCGCGGCTGATCGGGCACAGCCGCGCGATGGACATGATCCTCACCGGCCGCGCCGTGGCCGCCGACGAAGCCCAGGCCATCGGCCTGGCGAATCGCGTTGTCCCCAAAGGTCAATCGCGCCGGGCGGCCGAGGAATTGGCGGCGCAACTGGCCGCGCTGCCGCAGCAGTGCCTGCGCTCGGACCGGCTCTCGGCGCTACATCAGTGGGGCGCAACGGAATCCGAGGCCCTCGACTTCGAATTCGCCAGCATCTCCCGGGTGGCCGCCGAGGCCAACGAGGGCGCCGGCCGGTTCGCCGCGGGCGCGGGACGGCACGGCGCCTCCGCGGTTTGA